The following proteins come from a genomic window of Streptomyces sp. NBC_00539:
- a CDS encoding PAC2 family protein, producing the protein MIELEGVPELIDPVMVAAFEGWNDAGDAASGAVTHLDREWKGEVFAALDAEDYYDFQVNRPTVWLENGVRKITWPTTRLSVVRIGGAKPRDLVLVRGIEPSMRWRSFCNEILAFAHELGVEMVVILGALLGDTPHTRPVPVSGVTSDADLARTMDLEETKYEGPTGIVGVLQEACTHAGVPAVSLWAAVPHYVSQPPNPKATLALLNRLEDLLDIRIPLGELPEDARAWQLGVDQLAAEDSEVAEYVQTLEEARDTADLPEASGDAIAREFERYLRRRDPSAAAEPGDGSYLRDTSSGRTKPRLRPDPEPPEEPPAAAPGEDAPPEA; encoded by the coding sequence GGGTGACGCCGCCTCCGGTGCTGTCACGCACCTGGACCGGGAGTGGAAGGGCGAGGTCTTCGCGGCTCTGGACGCCGAGGACTACTACGACTTCCAGGTCAACCGGCCGACGGTGTGGCTGGAGAACGGGGTTCGCAAGATCACCTGGCCGACGACCCGGCTCTCGGTGGTCCGGATCGGCGGTGCGAAGCCGCGTGACCTGGTGCTGGTGCGCGGGATCGAACCCTCGATGCGCTGGCGTTCGTTCTGCAACGAGATCCTCGCCTTCGCGCACGAGCTGGGCGTGGAGATGGTGGTCATCCTGGGCGCGCTGCTGGGCGACACCCCGCACACCCGGCCGGTCCCGGTCAGCGGGGTGACGTCGGACGCCGACCTGGCTCGGACGATGGACCTGGAGGAGACGAAGTACGAGGGCCCGACGGGGATCGTGGGGGTCCTCCAGGAGGCCTGCACGCACGCGGGCGTCCCGGCGGTGTCGCTGTGGGCGGCGGTGCCGCACTACGTGTCGCAGCCGCCGAACCCGAAGGCGACGCTGGCGCTGCTGAACCGGCTGGAAGACCTGCTCGACATCCGCATCCCGCTCGGCGAACTGCCGGAGGACGCGCGGGCGTGGCAGCTGGGGGTGGACCAACTGGCCGCCGAGGACAGCGAGGTGGCGGAGTACGTCCAGACGCTGGAGGAGGCGCGGGACACCGCCGACCTCCCCGAGGCGTCGGGGGACGCGATCGCCCGCGAGTTCGAGCGGTACCTGCGGCGGCGGGACCCTTCCGCGGCCGCGGAACCGGGTGACGGGTCGTACCTGCGGGACACCTCCAGCGGCCGTACGAAGCCGCGGCTGAGGCCCGACCCGGAGCCGCCGGAGGAACCGCCGGCGGCGGCGCCGGGCGAGGACGCTCCCCCGGAGG